A region of Maribacter algicola DNA encodes the following proteins:
- a CDS encoding imelysin family protein, producing the protein MNTFFKGKIVWRFLVFFMIVGCSSDTIENDEEITTPITGEVTFNRGAMLVNWADNIILPSYETFATAMGSLKSSFDQFQDVRTQENLTMLRFKWLDAYKMWQRVSMFEIGPAETIGFRLNMNIYPTNTSKIDEWIATGTYDLSLSSSREGKGFPALDYLFNGLADTDIAILDMYTGVGGDNIVLLVNDILTDMSTMTQTVLQEWKSGYRDVFVANDGASSTASVDRLVNDYIFYYEKFLRAGKMGIPLGVFSGNTLARNVEAYFNPEVSNTLFLEGLDAVQDFFNGRHFNGGSEGESLSSYLDKLNSIKQGDDLSAMINAQLNKARELVTSLQSFRNEIEDNNPPTDMLLAYDEVQKVVPLLKVDMVSAMSISIDFVDADGD; encoded by the coding sequence ATGAATACATTTTTTAAAGGAAAAATAGTCTGGAGGTTTTTGGTCTTTTTCATGATTGTAGGATGTTCTTCGGATACCATAGAAAATGATGAAGAAATAACAACACCTATAACTGGGGAAGTTACCTTTAATAGGGGAGCCATGCTAGTAAATTGGGCCGATAACATCATTCTTCCTTCCTATGAGACCTTTGCGACTGCCATGGGTTCCCTCAAATCAAGTTTTGATCAGTTCCAAGATGTGAGGACTCAGGAGAACCTTACGATGCTACGTTTCAAATGGTTGGATGCCTACAAAATGTGGCAGCGGGTTTCTATGTTTGAAATAGGTCCGGCGGAAACTATCGGTTTTAGGTTAAATATGAACATTTATCCAACCAATACTTCAAAAATAGACGAGTGGATTGCTACAGGTACTTATGATCTATCACTTTCAAGTAGTAGGGAAGGTAAAGGTTTTCCGGCCCTGGATTATTTGTTCAATGGTCTCGCGGATACTGATATAGCCATCTTGGATATGTACACAGGGGTGGGTGGTGACAACATTGTTCTATTGGTCAATGATATATTGACGGATATGTCCACCATGACACAAACGGTGCTTCAGGAATGGAAAAGTGGATATAGGGATGTTTTCGTGGCAAATGATGGTGCCTCCTCCACAGCCTCGGTAGATCGTCTGGTAAACGACTATATCTTTTATTATGAAAAGTTTCTAAGAGCAGGTAAAATGGGTATCCCGTTAGGGGTATTCTCGGGAAATACCTTGGCCAGAAATGTAGAGGCCTATTTTAACCCTGAGGTTTCCAATACACTATTTTTGGAAGGCTTGGATGCCGTTCAGGATTTTTTCAATGGTAGACATTTTAATGGGGGAAGTGAAGGTGAAAGTCTTTCATCCTATTTGGATAAGTTAAATTCCATAAAACAAGGCGACGATTTAAGTGCTATGATCAATGCCCAGTTGAACAAGGCAAGGGAGTTGGTTACGTCTTTACAGTCTTTTAGAAATGAAATCGAGGACAATAACCCACCGACGGATATGCTATTGGCTTATGATGAGGTCCAGAAAGTGGTACCTTTGTTAAAGGTCGATATGGTTTCCGCCATGAGCATTAGTATCGATTTTGTGGACGCTGATGGTGACTAA